From a region of the Campylobacter sp. genome:
- a CDS encoding SH3 domain-containing C40 family peptidase, with amino-acid sequence MKRLVSLIFAALILAGCATHKFIPENPAVLDLDYAQNSERLPAPASVQNISGSAFKSRYFKIWFDDAPIKAEIDTFWGLNYAKGRHFDAAGRIYNDAIYQSIRINANEEAFGLISVPAITVKNALLRNIPSDLPIFGDPSEPGEGEPFDYAANSAVGVGYPMLLSHYSRDGAWAFVRNDGVWSWIRSDAIKRISPQQADIYANSKFITILRDGAVVYDESGTELFRARTGTILPYDFSGERDLGGTLGVRSGFGGEILTQFGGKRYFVSAEDARLWPAPLDEQNSKIVAASLLGQKYGWGGYKFLRDCSLMTKDFLANFGLWLPRNSKAQSARGERFSLAGMSADEKLSFIGKNGVAYKTLLYMPGHVMLYVGQVDGKPAVLHDIWGLRTMDGGRAVIGRTAITSLTIGSDRADIAEDRLLISRISAMSVLSGEDDAISDDRFGSADFGAN; translated from the coding sequence TTGAAACGACTAGTATCTCTCATCTTCGCGGCTTTAATCCTTGCAGGTTGCGCCACCCATAAGTTTATCCCGGAAAATCCCGCGGTTTTAGATCTTGATTACGCTCAAAACAGCGAGCGGCTGCCCGCTCCCGCCTCGGTGCAAAACATAAGCGGAAGCGCGTTTAAGAGCCGCTATTTTAAAATTTGGTTTGACGATGCGCCGATTAAAGCCGAAATCGACACGTTTTGGGGGCTTAATTACGCCAAGGGACGCCACTTTGACGCCGCGGGCAGGATATATAACGACGCGATCTACCAAAGCATCCGCATAAATGCGAACGAAGAGGCATTCGGGCTAATCTCCGTGCCCGCGATAACGGTAAAAAATGCGCTTCTGCGAAATATCCCAAGCGATCTGCCGATTTTCGGCGATCCGAGCGAGCCGGGGGAGGGAGAGCCGTTTGATTACGCCGCAAATTCCGCCGTGGGCGTGGGCTATCCGATGCTGCTGTCGCATTACAGCAGAGACGGTGCGTGGGCGTTCGTGCGCAACGACGGCGTGTGGAGCTGGATCAGAAGCGACGCGATAAAGCGCATCAGTCCGCAGCAGGCGGATATCTATGCAAATTCTAAATTTATAACGATTCTGCGCGACGGCGCAGTCGTTTATGATGAAAGCGGCACGGAGCTTTTTAGAGCGCGCACCGGCACGATCCTGCCGTATGATTTTAGCGGCGAGCGCGATCTTGGCGGCACACTCGGCGTACGGAGCGGTTTCGGCGGCGAAATTTTAACGCAGTTTGGCGGCAAGAGATATTTCGTCAGCGCGGAGGATGCGAGGCTTTGGCCCGCGCCGCTTGATGAGCAAAACTCAAAGATCGTAGCCGCTAGCCTGCTCGGGCAGAAATACGGCTGGGGTGGGTATAAATTTCTTCGCGATTGCTCGCTTATGACGAAAGACTTTTTGGCAAATTTCGGGCTGTGGCTGCCGCGAAATTCCAAGGCGCAATCAGCTCGCGGCGAGCGTTTTTCGCTGGCTGGGATGAGCGCGGATGAAAAGCTTAGCTTCATTGGCAAAAACGGCGTGGCGTATAAAACGCTGCTGTATATGCCCGGCCACGTGATGCTCTACGTAGGGCAGGTGGACGGCAAGCCCGCGGTGCTGCACGACATCTGGGGGCTTCGCACGATGGACGGCGGGCGCGCAGTCATCGGGCGCACGGCGATTACGTCGCTTACTATCGGCTCGGATCGAGCGGACATCGCCGAGGATCGCCTGCTGATCTCGCGTATCAGCGCTATGAGCGTGCTTTCGGGCGAGGATGACGCTATCTCGGACGATCGGTTCGGCTCTGCAGATTTCGGCGCGAATTAG
- a CDS encoding aminotransferase class IV produces the protein MFEISGMSGDEIVYINGKFCKAKEAAISPFDRGFVLGDGIYEVAPVVNSKICDRADFWERFERSAAQIELKIPYSREKYEEILYELIAQGGVSEGAFYTQITRGAAMRDFDYVRGIEPSVFAFVYHTQIFDNPLAKEGIEIVSLPEIRWHRRDIKSISLLAQCILKHEAHKAGAYECFLIEDGLVTECSSSSAFIIKDDVLITRPLSNDILPGIRRKVILGLAEQAGLRVEQRAFGMSEVYEADEAFISAATLMVLPIVKADGRAIGGGTVGKYVPRLREMYAARLRAEAGL, from the coding sequence ATGTTTGAAATCAGCGGAATGAGCGGCGATGAGATAGTTTATATTAACGGCAAATTTTGCAAAGCCAAAGAGGCTGCGATAAGCCCTTTTGATCGCGGTTTCGTGCTTGGAGACGGCATCTATGAAGTAGCACCCGTGGTAAATTCTAAAATTTGCGACAGAGCGGATTTTTGGGAGCGCTTTGAGCGTAGCGCCGCGCAGATCGAGCTAAAGATCCCGTATTCTCGCGAAAAATATGAGGAAATTTTATATGAGCTCATCGCGCAGGGCGGCGTGAGCGAGGGCGCTTTCTACACTCAGATCACAAGAGGTGCGGCTATGCGCGATTTTGACTACGTCCGCGGCATAGAACCTAGCGTCTTTGCTTTTGTGTATCATACGCAAATTTTTGATAATCCGCTCGCAAAAGAGGGGATCGAGATCGTAAGCCTGCCCGAGATCCGCTGGCATAGGCGCGATATAAAATCGATCTCGCTTCTCGCGCAGTGCATCTTAAAGCACGAGGCCCACAAGGCGGGCGCTTATGAGTGCTTTTTGATCGAGGACGGGCTAGTTACCGAGTGTTCGAGCTCCAGCGCGTTTATCATCAAAGATGACGTCCTTATCACGCGGCCGCTTTCAAACGACATACTGCCCGGCATCCGCCGCAAGGTGATCTTAGGCCTTGCCGAGCAGGCGGGACTTCGTGTGGAACAACGAGCGTTTGGAATGAGCGAGGTTTATGAAGCCGATGAAGCCTTTATCAGCGCGGCGACGCTGATGGTGCTGCCGATCGTAAAGGCAGACGGCAGAGCGATCGGGGGCGGCACAGTCGGTAAATACGTACCGCGCCTGCGCGAGATGTACGCCGCGCGGCTAAGAGCCGAAGCGGGACTGTAA
- a CDS encoding isoprenylcysteine carboxylmethyltransferase family protein has product MEISFFTTLEPALAGAWKPSFAMVLIQFTYMFIYKEVGKRATDTSWYTLADKRNAIISSLLQVALLILSVFVPLKTGSAWFWIGAVIYVAAFAGFIKAFYDYAAAPADRAAQSGIYRLSRNPMYFFYFLGIAGVCIASASLWLLIAIVPFAIYNHLVVLGEERYCEQAYGQEYLKYKRKTPRYFLFF; this is encoded by the coding sequence ATGGAAATTTCATTTTTTACGACGCTTGAGCCTGCTCTAGCGGGCGCTTGGAAACCCTCATTTGCGATGGTGTTGATACAGTTCACGTATATGTTTATCTACAAAGAGGTCGGCAAGCGCGCCACCGATACCTCGTGGTACACGCTCGCGGATAAGCGAAATGCGATCATAAGCTCGCTGCTGCAAGTAGCGCTGCTCATTTTGTCGGTGTTCGTGCCGCTTAAGACGGGCAGCGCATGGTTTTGGATCGGAGCGGTGATCTACGTAGCGGCTTTTGCGGGCTTCATCAAGGCTTTTTACGACTATGCGGCGGCCCCTGCGGACAGAGCTGCACAGAGCGGTATCTACCGGCTATCGCGCAATCCAATGTATTTCTTTTATTTCCTCGGCATAGCGGGCGTTTGTATCGCCTCGGCGTCGCTGTGGCTACTCATAGCGATAGTGCCCTTTGCCATATACAACCACCTCGTAGTCCTCGGCGAGGAGCGCTACTGCGAGCAAGCCTACGGACAGGAGTATCTAAAGTATAAACGCAAAACGCCGAGATATTTTTTGTTTTTCTAA
- a CDS encoding ABC transporter substrate-binding protein, protein MKKFLLLLLAGALFASAAELRTIKDMDGAEVKIPAKVERIAALWHSNNQILLALGGADKIVATTDNISKNSWFLKIYPRLVQIPVLLKNNDVNLEELMSRNPDVVIVPTALAGENLAKQGFTVLKASFSDYEQMRRSIRMCGDMLGGDGPQRAKDLISNLDKNIALVSSRTANLSPDKRPRVLHIVGGSDLLKIDGKGTLIDSWIELAGGTNAITATKGPMKTITAEEIIASNPQIIIVGGDHNEDAVEKIKSSPIYSGTDAVKNGRVYGNPRGVFNWDRYGADTVLQILWAAKTIQPELFADIDVKAETKAFYKKFMNYELSDTEFGYILKGLSPEGK, encoded by the coding sequence ATGAAAAAATTTTTACTACTGCTTTTGGCGGGTGCGCTTTTTGCGAGCGCGGCAGAGCTTAGAACTATCAAGGATATGGACGGAGCTGAGGTCAAAATCCCCGCAAAAGTTGAGCGTATCGCGGCACTCTGGCACTCGAACAATCAAATTTTACTGGCTCTGGGCGGAGCGGATAAGATCGTCGCTACCACCGATAACATTAGCAAAAACTCGTGGTTTCTTAAAATTTATCCGCGCCTGGTGCAGATCCCCGTGCTGCTAAAAAATAACGATGTAAATTTAGAGGAGCTGATGAGCCGCAACCCCGACGTAGTCATAGTTCCAACCGCACTGGCAGGCGAAAATTTAGCCAAACAGGGCTTTACCGTTTTAAAGGCGAGCTTTAGCGATTACGAGCAGATGAGGCGCAGCATCAGGATGTGTGGCGATATGCTAGGCGGCGACGGACCGCAAAGAGCGAAGGATCTGATCTCAAATCTCGATAAAAATATCGCTTTGGTTAGCAGCCGCACCGCGAATTTAAGCCCCGATAAGCGTCCGCGCGTCCTTCACATCGTAGGCGGGAGCGATCTTTTAAAGATCGACGGCAAGGGCACGCTGATCGACTCGTGGATAGAGCTGGCCGGCGGAACGAATGCGATCACCGCCACCAAAGGCCCGATGAAGACTATCACCGCCGAGGAGATCATCGCTAGCAACCCGCAGATCATAATCGTGGGCGGCGATCACAACGAAGATGCGGTAGAGAAGATCAAATCTAGCCCGATCTACAGCGGCACGGATGCGGTCAAAAATGGACGCGTTTACGGCAATCCGCGCGGGGTTTTCAACTGGGATCGATACGGCGCGGATACGGTGCTTCAAATTTTATGGGCGGCCAAAACTATCCAGCCGGAGCTTTTTGCCGACATCGACGTAAAAGCCGAAACGAAGGCGTTTTATAAAAAATTTATGAATTACGAGCTAAGCGATACGGAATTTGGATATATTTTAAAAGGACTTAGCCCGGAGGGTAAATAA
- a CDS encoding DUF3137 domain-containing protein, with product MQLDRAIALSRAKQKKCICKVVMIYAKIVFLYLFPFIVMFAIDAVFKTDDDTDYKMIEVYLIYAVLLIIYVACIYDGIADAAYEYKLFYKKVLVRTAISQAYPQLTYSPGRGISAKEFRRAGIFANSDFISEDEIKGEWDGVKFSLSEAIRIKKNYDLGIDNTYVKLASLAMSLYDAYMDFNGSVLICEFGKRFYAKTILASRELNTKILGEKELMDNVIFNSEFRVFTDDKVEARYLLTPALMERLNELKRCYYKFSISAAFMDNKFYLFLNGAPNRFETELFSIPPTTGTAYAHQYELSEILELVSELGHITGELESKI from the coding sequence ATGCAACTAGACAGGGCGATAGCGCTAAGTAGAGCCAAACAAAAAAAGTGTATTTGCAAGGTAGTGATGATCTATGCCAAGATAGTATTTTTGTATCTGTTCCCATTTATCGTGATGTTTGCGATCGATGCGGTATTTAAAACAGACGATGATACGGATTACAAGATGATCGAAGTTTATCTTATCTACGCGGTGCTTTTGATTATTTATGTTGCTTGCATTTACGACGGCATTGCAGACGCCGCTTATGAATATAAACTATTTTACAAAAAAGTTTTGGTGCGCACGGCGATCTCGCAGGCGTATCCGCAGCTTACTTATTCGCCAGGCCGCGGCATAAGCGCGAAGGAATTCAGGCGAGCGGGAATCTTTGCAAACTCCGATTTTATCAGCGAAGATGAGATAAAAGGCGAATGGGATGGGGTAAAATTTAGCCTTAGCGAGGCGATTAGAATCAAAAAGAACTACGATCTGGGCATAGACAATACCTATGTGAAGCTAGCTTCGCTTGCAATGAGCTTATATGATGCGTATATGGATTTTAACGGCAGCGTGCTGATATGCGAATTCGGCAAGAGATTTTACGCCAAAACCATCTTGGCGAGCCGCGAGCTAAATACAAAAATTTTAGGCGAGAAGGAGCTAATGGACAATGTCATTTTTAATAGCGAATTTCGCGTGTTTACTGATGACAAGGTCGAAGCTCGATATCTATTGACGCCCGCGCTGATGGAGCGACTAAACGAGCTAAAGCGATGCTACTATAAATTTAGCATAAGTGCGGCGTTTATGGATAATAAATTTTACCTATTTCTAAACGGCGCGCCGAACCGCTTTGAAACAGAGCTATTTAGCATACCTCCGACAACCGGAACAGCGTATGCTCATCAATACGAACTGTCTGAAATTTTAGAATTAGTAAGCGAGCTGGGTCACATAACCGGGGAGCTAGAAAGCAAAATTTAA
- a CDS encoding SPFH domain-containing protein, producing the protein MGEILYLIGAAVGVLIALFIIVPLFFRRIVETNEVHIVQSARKTTSYGKDTGNGNSYYEFPSWVPVLGVTKIVLPVSVFSIKIEDYEAYDLGRLPFVVDITAFFRIMDSNLAAQRVNNFEDLNNQLRNIIQGSIRSILSSRVLEDILQIRSELGDDFTKAVKTQLQNWGIEPVKNIELMDIRDSSGSKVILNIMEKKKSQIEKESRVEVANNTKLAQIAEIEAAQATEVRQQEANKMVGLKTVENEREVAISKEQAEQLIKDQQKITQEKAMEVVRVNDVKQAEIKKQVEIVKAEQEQRKIEIDAEARKNAKIRDAEAIKENQILVAQGDKEKQFLAAAALLEMKDKEAQGTLKIGSAEAEALRLKELAPVNAQIELAREIGENQGYQTYLISIKQIEANRDIGLEQAKALSSADLKIIANEGSVGEGMSKFGEILSAKGGTQLAAMLEALNQSEVGKKVLDKISGAKSEDKSE; encoded by the coding sequence ATGGGTGAAATTTTATATTTGATAGGCGCCGCCGTCGGGGTTCTAATCGCGCTTTTTATCATCGTGCCGCTGTTTTTCAGGCGCATAGTGGAGACGAATGAAGTTCATATCGTCCAAAGCGCGCGCAAGACGACGAGCTACGGCAAAGATACCGGTAACGGCAACAGCTATTATGAATTCCCAAGCTGGGTGCCGGTGCTGGGCGTTACGAAGATCGTTTTGCCGGTCTCTGTTTTTAGCATCAAGATCGAGGATTACGAGGCGTATGATCTAGGCAGGCTTCCTTTCGTCGTCGATATCACGGCGTTTTTTAGGATTATGGATTCAAATTTAGCTGCGCAACGTGTCAATAATTTTGAGGATCTTAACAATCAGCTTAGAAATATCATTCAAGGCTCGATCCGCTCGATCCTTTCGAGCCGCGTGCTTGAGGACATCTTGCAGATCCGCTCCGAGCTCGGAGATGATTTTACCAAGGCGGTAAAGACGCAGCTGCAAAACTGGGGTATCGAGCCCGTTAAAAACATCGAGCTAATGGATATCCGAGATAGCAGCGGCAGTAAGGTCATCTTAAACATCATGGAGAAGAAAAAATCCCAGATCGAAAAGGAAAGCCGCGTCGAAGTGGCAAACAACACCAAGCTCGCCCAGATCGCCGAGATCGAAGCCGCACAGGCAACCGAAGTGCGCCAGCAGGAGGCCAATAAGATGGTAGGCCTTAAAACCGTCGAAAACGAGCGAGAGGTCGCGATCTCAAAGGAGCAGGCCGAGCAGCTCATCAAGGATCAGCAAAAGATCACGCAGGAAAAGGCGATGGAGGTCGTGCGGGTAAACGACGTCAAGCAGGCCGAGATCAAAAAGCAAGTAGAGATCGTAAAGGCCGAGCAGGAGCAGCGCAAGATCGAGATCGACGCCGAAGCGCGTAAAAACGCGAAAATTCGCGACGCCGAAGCGATCAAGGAAAATCAAATTTTAGTAGCGCAGGGCGATAAAGAGAAGCAGTTTCTCGCCGCCGCGGCGCTTTTGGAAATGAAGGACAAAGAAGCGCAGGGTACGCTAAAGATAGGCTCTGCAGAGGCCGAGGCGCTTAGGCTAAAAGAGCTCGCACCCGTAAACGCGCAGATCGAGCTGGCGCGCGAGATCGGCGAAAATCAGGGCTATCAGACCTATCTCATTTCGATCAAACAGATCGAAGCGAACCGCGACATCGGACTAGAGCAGGCCAAGGCGCTAAGCTCGGCGGATCTTAAGATCATCGCAAACGAAGGCAGCGTGGGCGAGGGGATGAGTAAATTCGGCGAAATTTTAAGCGCCAAAGGCGGCACGCAGCTAGCCGCGATGCTTGAAGCGCTAAATCAAAGCGAGGTCGGCAAAAAGGTGCTGGATAAAATTTCAGGCGCCAAGAGTGAGGACAAATCCGAGTAA
- a CDS encoding AAA family ATPase produces MINFIIQKLKDRNIFITGGAGVGKSYVIKSVIENYRARGKLVIVLGSTGISAVEIGGVTVHSFFRFGICKNHEELKSFDRKQSGKLSELRKILALADLIVIDEISMIGAELFEMIYLRISNSKFNGRLLVTGDFYQLPPVRKEGESAPRASLFSDSDYAFGSYAWRQCEFFYVEMIGSKRTADAALYRLLCELRLGITSEQTAELMRSLLIDAAQAEPNATIISGRNAEVDAINNARLAKLNAPQSSFEGVYEALQSGVSEQKIQKWIASLNTPQSLTLKEGAKVLFTANKSGEFFNGEQGVVEKIEKSSGDEIESVVVKKPSGILSRVGLQTYELSEIAASGADAEQIVLARYYQFPLKLAYAITIHKSQGMSIPQLICDIDRIFAKGQLYVALSRATSLAGLGVIYTRAEPLLRYLQRNVSADEAVVKFYQENEFYKISDQKI; encoded by the coding sequence TTGATAAATTTCATAATCCAAAAGCTAAAAGATCGCAATATTTTCATCACGGGCGGCGCAGGCGTGGGCAAAAGCTACGTAATAAAAAGCGTCATCGAAAACTACCGCGCTCGCGGCAAGCTCGTCATCGTGCTCGGCAGCACCGGCATCAGCGCCGTAGAGATCGGCGGCGTGACCGTGCATAGCTTCTTCCGCTTCGGCATTTGCAAAAACCACGAGGAGCTAAAGAGCTTCGATCGCAAACAAAGCGGCAAACTAAGCGAGCTGCGAAAAATTTTAGCCCTCGCAGACCTCATCGTGATCGATGAAATTTCGATGATCGGCGCCGAGCTTTTCGAGATGATCTATCTTAGAATTTCAAATTCTAAATTTAACGGACGGCTGCTCGTCACGGGCGATTTTTATCAGCTTCCGCCGGTGCGTAAAGAGGGTGAGAGCGCGCCGCGCGCGAGCCTATTTAGCGACTCGGATTACGCCTTCGGATCGTACGCGTGGAGGCAGTGCGAGTTTTTTTACGTCGAGATGATAGGCTCTAAGCGCACCGCAGATGCGGCGCTATACCGCCTGCTTTGCGAGCTGCGGCTCGGCATCACAAGCGAGCAGACGGCGGAGCTGATGCGATCTTTGCTCATCGATGCCGCGCAAGCCGAGCCGAACGCTACGATAATCTCGGGTAGAAACGCCGAAGTAGATGCGATAAATAACGCCAGACTAGCCAAGCTTAATGCGCCGCAGAGCAGCTTTGAGGGCGTTTATGAAGCGCTGCAAAGCGGCGTGAGCGAGCAGAAAATTCAAAAATGGATCGCCTCGCTAAACACGCCGCAAAGTCTGACGCTAAAAGAAGGCGCAAAGGTGCTGTTTACCGCAAATAAAAGCGGCGAGTTTTTTAACGGCGAGCAAGGCGTCGTCGAAAAGATCGAAAAAAGCTCCGGCGACGAGATCGAAAGCGTGGTCGTAAAAAAGCCCTCGGGCATACTAAGCCGCGTGGGGCTGCAAACATACGAACTAAGCGAGATCGCCGCGAGCGGCGCGGATGCCGAGCAGATCGTGCTGGCGCGGTATTATCAGTTCCCGCTCAAGCTCGCATACGCCATCACGATCCACAAATCCCAAGGCATGAGCATTCCACAGCTCATCTGCGACATCGACAGGATCTTTGCCAAGGGGCAGCTCTACGTGGCGCTTTCGCGAGCGACGAGCCTTGCGGGGCTCGGGGTGATATATACGCGCGCAGAGCCCTTGCTGCGGTATTTGCAGCGCAACGTAAGCGCGGACGAGGCTGTGGTGAAATTTTATCAAGAGAACGAATTTTATAAAATTTCGGATCAAAAAATTTAA